A section of the Cryobacterium soli genome encodes:
- a CDS encoding TadE/TadG family type IV pilus assembly protein — protein sequence MAEFVMVGALLTGLTLAVLQLALALHIRNTVLDAAAEGARYAALADSGLGQGAKRSRDLITAALGPDYAAHVTADFATVAGQPGVRVRVVAPLPLFGLLGVTDGLEVEGHAVVEGSVGG from the coding sequence GTGGCCGAGTTCGTCATGGTGGGCGCCCTGCTGACGGGTCTCACCCTGGCGGTGCTGCAGCTGGCGTTGGCGTTGCACATCCGCAACACCGTGCTGGATGCCGCGGCCGAGGGCGCCCGGTACGCCGCCCTAGCTGACAGCGGCCTCGGCCAGGGCGCCAAGCGCAGCCGGGACCTGATCACAGCGGCACTCGGCCCGGACTACGCCGCCCACGTGACGGCCGATTTCGCGACGGTCGCGGGTCAGCCGGGCGTCCGCGTGCGGGTCGTGGCCCCGCTGCCGTTGTTCGGGCTGTTGGGTGTGACCGACGGGCTGGAGGTGGAGGGGCATGCCGTCGTGGAGGGCTCGGTTGGCGGGTGA
- a CDS encoding type II secretion system F family protein — protein sequence MTALAWGAFFGAVLGIGLWSLVSLTPRLSRPRLAHRLAPYLLDVSGEARVFVGRRSIDPIPVLGTLFSPVFGSLAQALASALGGADAVERRLRQSGSTRTVDAFRSEQLAWALIAAAGALLVVVGTPLGRGWPLIVQVAAPVTAAAAGVVLRDTVLKRAATARLARIDSELPTILEFLTLSLAAGEGILDALRRVSGSTSGELSREFAGLINDVHAGVSVTTALTELSRRMRLTSLTRFVDQVVGAIDRGSPLAEVLRAQAQDGREEAKRTLLEAAGKKEVAMMVPLVFLILPMTILFAIFPGLFVLQAGF from the coding sequence ATGACCGCGCTGGCCTGGGGTGCGTTCTTCGGCGCGGTGCTCGGCATCGGGCTCTGGTCGCTGGTGAGCCTCACGCCCCGGCTGAGCCGGCCCCGGCTCGCCCACAGGTTGGCCCCGTACCTTCTCGATGTGTCCGGGGAGGCTCGGGTGTTCGTCGGCCGCCGTTCCATCGACCCGATTCCGGTGCTGGGAACGCTCTTCTCGCCAGTATTCGGGTCGCTCGCGCAGGCCCTCGCCAGCGCGTTGGGTGGCGCAGACGCCGTGGAGCGCCGGCTGCGGCAATCCGGGTCCACCCGCACTGTCGATGCGTTCCGGTCGGAGCAACTCGCGTGGGCCCTGATCGCCGCGGCGGGCGCGCTTCTCGTGGTGGTCGGCACCCCACTCGGCCGCGGGTGGCCGCTCATCGTGCAGGTCGCTGCGCCCGTCACGGCGGCGGCGGCGGGTGTCGTGCTGCGCGACACGGTCCTCAAACGGGCTGCCACGGCGCGCCTGGCCCGCATCGACAGTGAACTGCCCACCATCCTCGAGTTCCTGACCCTGTCGCTCGCGGCCGGCGAAGGCATCCTCGACGCCCTGCGCCGGGTGTCCGGCAGCACATCGGGGGAGCTGTCGCGGGAGTTCGCCGGGCTGATCAACGACGTGCACGCGGGCGTGTCCGTCACCACGGCGCTCACCGAACTGTCCCGGCGGATGCGGCTGACCTCGCTCACCCGTTTCGTGGACCAGGTCGTCGGCGCGATCGACCGCGGATCTCCGCTCGCCGAGGTACTACGGGCGCAGGCGCAGGACGGCCGTGAGGAAGCCAAGCGCACCCTACTCGAGGCCGCCGGGAAGAAGGAGGTGGCCATGATGGTGCCGCTGGTCTTCCTGATCCTGCCGATGACCATCCTGTTCGCGATCTTCCCCGGCCTTTTCGTGCTGCAGGCAGGTTTCTAG
- a CDS encoding type II secretion system F family protein, protein MTLVLGSLLGAGLVLLSAPFLWPSATTRRRGNRLTDGWRARLAQAGLGGLPLSVFATVSWVLAVAAAALAEAILGVRALTVVAGVLWLVLPSLIVLWRARARRRLNRTVWPDVVDHLVSAVRSGLALPDAVSSLAQSGPVPTRVAFAEFERDYRATGNFGYCVDTLKSSLADPFADRLLETLRMAREVGGSDLTVVLRSLSSWLRQDAAVRAEVEAKQSWVVNAARLGVAAPWIVLVLISTRPEAAQAFNTAAGTVVILGGLTVSVLAYRVMLALGRLPEERRWFQ, encoded by the coding sequence ATGACCCTTGTGCTGGGCAGTCTCCTGGGTGCCGGACTCGTGCTGCTCAGCGCGCCGTTCCTCTGGCCGTCCGCCACCACACGCCGGCGCGGCAACCGGCTGACGGATGGCTGGCGGGCCCGACTTGCCCAGGCCGGCCTGGGCGGGCTGCCGCTGTCGGTGTTCGCGACGGTTTCCTGGGTTCTGGCGGTGGCGGCCGCGGCGCTCGCCGAAGCGATCCTCGGGGTGCGGGCTCTCACCGTGGTGGCCGGGGTGCTCTGGCTGGTCCTGCCCAGTCTGATCGTGCTCTGGCGGGCGCGGGCCCGGCGGCGGCTCAACCGCACGGTGTGGCCCGATGTCGTGGACCACCTGGTTTCCGCCGTGCGCTCGGGATTGGCGCTGCCCGACGCGGTGAGCAGCCTGGCGCAGTCCGGTCCGGTGCCCACCCGGGTGGCGTTCGCCGAGTTCGAACGCGATTACCGGGCCACCGGCAACTTCGGCTATTGCGTCGACACGCTCAAGTCGTCCCTCGCCGACCCGTTCGCCGACCGGCTGTTGGAAACCCTCCGTATGGCGCGGGAGGTGGGCGGCAGCGACCTCACCGTGGTGCTGCGCAGTCTGTCCAGCTGGTTACGGCAGGATGCGGCGGTGCGCGCCGAGGTGGAGGCCAAGCAGTCCTGGGTGGTGAACGCGGCGCGCCTCGGGGTGGCGGCCCCGTGGATCGTGCTGGTTCTCATCAGCACCCGGCCGGAGGCGGCGCAGGCGTTCAACACCGCGGCGGGTACCGTCGTGATCCTCGGCGGCCTCACGGTCTCGGTGCTGGCCTACCGGGTGATGCTCGCGCTGGGCCGGTTGCCCGAGGAACGGCGGTGGTTCCAATGA
- a CDS encoding CpaF family protein, whose translation MSEAVRIITEQVRLRVRRDGVDLAGDGTLTDQYVRDEVRRYSERALGGSAPLLADEFQAAREVVAALTGFGALQPFLDDPDIEEIWINAPSRVFVARDGVPELTTMVLTEREVRDLVERMLQASGRRVDLSSPFVDASLPDGSRLHVVIPDITQRFWSVNIRKFTRRIRDLAQLVALGALTQPAAEFLRVCVRGGQNILVCGATQTGKTTLLNALLAAAPRTERIITVEETFELSVAARDVVAMQCRQPSLEGTGEITLRRLIKESLRMRPDRLVVGEVREAESLDLLIALNSGLPGMCSIHANSARDALAKLSTLPLLAGRNIDSSFVLPTVAGCIDIVVHCEMDGRGRRRVTEIIAPSGQLSGATIEASPLFQMTNGVLEHTGGFPTKLAKFRAAGLDPADVLRRGAA comes from the coding sequence ATGAGCGAGGCCGTGCGCATCATCACCGAGCAGGTGCGGCTCCGCGTGCGCCGCGACGGCGTCGATCTGGCCGGCGACGGCACCCTCACCGACCAGTATGTGCGCGACGAGGTGCGCCGGTACAGCGAGCGCGCCCTCGGCGGGTCCGCGCCTCTGCTCGCCGACGAGTTCCAGGCCGCCCGTGAGGTGGTCGCCGCCCTCACCGGGTTCGGGGCGCTGCAGCCGTTCCTGGACGACCCCGACATCGAGGAGATCTGGATCAACGCGCCCAGCCGGGTGTTCGTGGCCCGAGACGGCGTTCCGGAGCTGACGACCATGGTGCTGACGGAGCGCGAGGTGCGCGACCTCGTCGAACGGATGCTGCAGGCCTCTGGCCGCCGCGTCGACCTGTCCTCCCCGTTCGTCGACGCATCCCTGCCCGATGGGTCGCGCCTGCACGTGGTGATCCCGGACATCACCCAGCGGTTCTGGTCGGTGAACATCCGCAAGTTCACCCGGCGCATCCGCGATCTCGCCCAGCTCGTGGCCCTGGGAGCCCTGACTCAGCCGGCCGCCGAGTTCCTTCGAGTGTGCGTGCGAGGCGGGCAGAACATCCTGGTTTGCGGGGCGACACAGACCGGCAAGACCACCCTGCTCAACGCGCTGCTTGCGGCCGCGCCGCGCACCGAACGCATCATCACGGTGGAGGAGACCTTCGAACTGAGCGTGGCCGCCCGGGACGTCGTGGCCATGCAGTGCCGGCAGCCCAGCCTGGAGGGCACCGGCGAGATCACCCTGCGCCGGCTGATCAAGGAATCCCTGCGGATGCGGCCCGACCGGCTGGTGGTGGGCGAAGTGCGGGAGGCCGAGAGCCTCGACCTGCTCATCGCGCTGAACAGCGGCCTGCCGGGTATGTGCTCCATCCACGCCAACAGTGCACGGGACGCGCTGGCCAAGCTGTCGACGCTGCCGCTCCTGGCCGGCCGCAACATCGACTCGTCGTTCGTGCTTCCCACCGTGGCCGGCTGCATCGACATCGTCGTGCACTGCGAGATGGACGGGCGCGGCCGGCGCCGGGTGACCGAGATCATCGCGCCGAGCGGCCAGCTCAGCGGCGCCACGATCGAGGCCAGCCCGCTGTTCCAGATGACGAATGGTGTCCTCGAGCACACCGGCGGTTTCCCCACCAAGCTCGCCAAATTCCGCGCCGCCGGTTTGGACCCGGCCGACGTGCTCCGGAGGGGAGCGGCATGA